In Granulicatella elegans, one genomic interval encodes:
- the secG gene encoding preprotein translocase subunit SecG — protein MYQTILTLMIIISVLLIIIVAMQPSKTNAANSLSGGAEQLFGKTKARGFEAFLIRVTVGLGAIFMILAVALAYISSK, from the coding sequence TTGTATCAAACAATTTTAACATTGATGATAATTATTAGTGTGTTACTAATTATTATTGTAGCTATGCAACCATCGAAAACTAATGCAGCAAATTCATTATCAGGCGGTGCTGAGCAATTATTTGGGAAAACAAAAGCACGTGGATTTGAAGCATTCTTAATTCGAGTAACTGTTGGATTAGGAGCAATCTTTATGATTTTAGCAGTAGCCTTAGC
- a CDS encoding Cof-type HAD-IIB family hydrolase encodes MKGLVFFDLDGTLLNKTGQVAPDVIEAIQQLKENGYEPLLATGRSPIEVSEVIRTTNIHSGVFMNGQVVIFKGEVLIHHEISQEMIERLLQFAKEHRHGMTCYNIDAFKIIETVPFAQEAYGYIHTPTPDIVPEFYNENAVNMLLLLSRDKNDEAYQLAFPELRFIRNFPYALDVITAGNSKATGIRALIRTLNTNSITTYAFGDGANDLEMFQEVDFSIAMGNAIPLLKEKADYVSADHDKGGVIQGLKHYHLI; translated from the coding sequence ATGAAAGGTTTAGTATTTTTTGACTTGGATGGAACACTCTTAAACAAAACAGGCCAAGTCGCCCCTGATGTCATAGAAGCGATTCAACAATTAAAGGAAAACGGGTATGAACCACTTCTAGCAACTGGAAGATCTCCTATCGAAGTTTCGGAAGTCATTCGCACTACGAATATTCATTCTGGAGTTTTTATGAATGGACAAGTGGTGATTTTTAAAGGTGAAGTATTAATTCATCATGAAATTTCACAAGAAATGATTGAAAGACTACTACAATTTGCAAAAGAACATCGTCATGGAATGACATGTTATAATATTGATGCCTTTAAAATCATCGAAACAGTTCCATTTGCACAAGAAGCCTATGGATATATTCATACACCAACACCAGATATTGTTCCAGAATTTTATAATGAGAATGCCGTTAATATGCTATTATTACTTTCAAGAGATAAGAATGATGAAGCTTATCAGCTAGCATTTCCGGAATTAAGATTCATTCGAAATTTCCCTTATGCATTGGATGTCATTACCGCTGGAAATTCTAAAGCAACAGGAATTCGAGCATTAATTCGCACCTTAAATACGAATTCTATCACTACATACGCTTTTGGAGATGGTGCTAATGATTTAGAAATGTTTCAAGAAGTTGATTTTTCAATTGCCATGGGAAATGCCATTCCTTTGTTAAAAGAAAAAGCAGACTATGTTAGTGCAGACCATGATAAAGGTGGCGTCATTCAAGGGTTAAAACATTATCATTTAATATAG
- a CDS encoding glutathione peroxidase: MTLYEIEVPSLDGTSTLEAYKGQVLLIVNTASGCGLAPQFAQLQSLYETYHKQGFSVLGFPCNQFANQEPLSAEEAASSCQFNYQVTFPMFGKVLVNGQETHPLFKLLKEETKGLFGSSIKWNFTKFLVDASGKVIARFSPTTSPLSIEKQIKQLLNKEY; encoded by the coding sequence ATGACACTTTATGAAATAGAAGTTCCTAGTCTAGATGGAACAAGTACATTAGAAGCCTATAAAGGGCAAGTATTACTCATTGTCAATACCGCTAGCGGATGTGGATTAGCTCCACAATTTGCCCAATTACAAAGCTTATACGAAACCTATCATAAACAAGGATTTAGCGTTCTAGGATTCCCATGTAATCAATTTGCAAACCAAGAGCCATTAAGCGCTGAGGAGGCTGCTTCAAGTTGTCAATTCAATTATCAAGTCACTTTTCCAATGTTTGGCAAAGTACTCGTTAATGGGCAAGAAACGCATCCATTATTCAAGCTATTAAAAGAAGAAACAAAGGGACTATTTGGCAGCTCGATTAAATGGAATTTTACAAAATTCCTTGTAGATGCATCGGGAAAAGTCATCGCCAGATTTTCCCCAACTACTTCTCCATTATCCATTGAGAAACAAATAAAACAATTATTAAATAAGGAGTATTAA
- a CDS encoding TlpA family protein disulfide reductase: protein MKNSKKILSYSILFGSMLVLATGCQPPSTSSTTTSTATTTATTTTAKEKKATDLIGEAMPNVTIITAESKEKTSADFKGKKTVYVAWASWCPDCQQELPILNELRQTYQDTIEFVPVNLLVKGETPEKGQAYLKDNQLEFNYYSDKEKNFQHAMEIHNIPIMFFVDQDGKIKNVIDDVKDKATIEEALKAL, encoded by the coding sequence ATGAAAAATTCTAAAAAAATACTATCTTATTCTATCTTATTCGGAAGTATGCTCGTACTTGCTACAGGATGTCAACCCCCTTCAACATCAAGTACAACTACAAGCACTGCTACAACAACAGCAACTACGACAACCGCAAAAGAAAAGAAAGCTACAGACTTAATCGGAGAAGCCATGCCAAACGTTACGATTATCACTGCTGAATCAAAAGAAAAAACTTCCGCTGATTTCAAAGGGAAGAAAACAGTCTATGTTGCTTGGGCAAGTTGGTGCCCAGATTGCCAACAAGAATTACCAATTCTCAATGAATTAAGACAAACTTATCAAGATACTATTGAATTCGTTCCAGTAAACCTACTCGTTAAAGGAGAAACTCCTGAAAAAGGACAAGCTTACTTAAAAGATAACCAATTAGAATTCAATTACTACTCTGATAAAGAAAAAAACTTCCAACATGCTATGGAAATTCATAACATCCCAATCATGTTTTTTGTAGATCAAGATGGAAAAATCAAAAACGTAATTGATGATGTAAAGGATAAAGCAACAATTGAAGAAGCTTTGAAAGCATTATAA
- a CDS encoding pyridoxamine 5'-phosphate oxidase family protein has translation MNTEEILSILEDLEVAIFATVDKDGKPHSRPIQIGVANEHGVFFMTSPQTHFYKQLQENPNVAIAAFSHDDYLIQVIRIEGKVREIGKEGLEELLAGNPLVKNVYPDDSQCAGVQVFQLYEGKGFYHSLTQGHKYTFSIQG, from the coding sequence ATGAATACAGAAGAAATTTTAAGCATTTTAGAAGACTTGGAAGTAGCCATTTTTGCTACCGTGGATAAAGATGGAAAACCTCATTCTCGTCCAATCCAAATCGGTGTTGCCAATGAACATGGAGTGTTCTTTATGACAAGCCCACAAACTCATTTCTACAAACAATTACAAGAAAATCCAAATGTCGCAATTGCAGCATTTTCACACGATGATTACTTAATTCAAGTGATTCGTATCGAAGGCAAAGTTCGTGAAATCGGAAAAGAAGGATTAGAGGAATTATTAGCCGGAAATCCATTGGTTAAAAATGTATATCCAGATGATTCACAATGTGCTGGAGTACAAGTATTCCAATTATATGAAGGAAAAGGCTTCTACCATAGCTTAACTCAAGGTCATAAATATACATTCAGCATTCAAGGGTAA